TCTACAATGCCTACCAGGCAAAGTGCCCGCCTCCACCATCGGATGTGGGGAGACCTGTGGGAGCATCAGTAAAGAAGGTTTCTAAGGCTGCTGAAGTGTTGAATGCTTGCAATGGAGATGCCAGGTTGTTGCAGGTTCAGGGATCGAGTCCTATTGGCACAGTGCAGGATCATACTTTGAAAAACCGGATGAATAACATGGGTCCAAATTGTAGGGTGACTGCTGCTGTCAATCACAACCAGGTTGCTCATGGTGTTTCTGGATCTCTGGAGAATGGTACTCCAAACACACTCGAGTTGAAGAGATCAGTGCAGTTTCAACAGTGTGAACCTGCAGAGCCATTGGCAAAGCATCAACGTGTGGAGCAGTTGCCACCCAATAATCTGCTCTTGCAGAGAAGAAGTATGAGCAGCACTGCAGAACAGTCTGCAGAAATTTTGAAAAGTCCTGTCCGAGCTCCACTTGGAATTCCGTTTTGTTCAGCAAGTGTGGGTGGTGCAAGGAAATTTCCACCGCCACCAATTGGTGTAAGTGAGGATCGCTTTAACATCTGTTTTGATCATGGTGGGCTGTCCAACACTGAGTTGCTGCATAGACGGATGGAGAAAACAGCAGAGACACTTGGCTTAGCTGGCGTCACAATGGATAGTGCAGAGCTTCTGAATAGTGCTCTGGATAAGTACATGAAAAATCTGATTAGGTCATCTGTTCAGTCAATAGGAGGTAGTGTTCAGAGGAATGCAAGGAAAGGGACACCATCATACAAGCAGCAAGCTTACGGAAAACAGATTAATGGTGTCTTGCTGCCAAACCATGTTCACATGCAATCAGGCAGTGGGCCATCAGAAGCCACAAATGAGATTAGAAGTAACCACTCGATCTCCATCAACGATTTTAAAGTAGCCATGCAGCTAAACCCTCAACAGTTAGGGGAGGACTGGCCAGTCCTTCTGGAGAAGATATGTCTATGTTCTTCTGAGGAAAATGACTGACAGATGGTGCTTTTTTGACTTCACATGAAGTTTTGTACCAATGTGCTTCTTGGTGCCCATCCGATGTACATTTGAACTGGAAGTGGCAAGACTACAGGCACAGCACAGAATATGCACATACGGAGTCAAGGCAGAATTCTGCTTTTGCATTCAGCTGTCAGAGTTGTAGTGAAAAGAAGAGATTCTTTTTCCTGATAAATGATGCCTGAATAAAGGAAAACATCTTCTGTCCATGCAGCTTAGGCCTCATTAGCACTTACAGGGTGGATAGTGTTACAT
This sequence is a window from Panicum virgatum strain AP13 chromosome 7K, P.virgatum_v5, whole genome shotgun sequence. Protein-coding genes within it:
- the LOC120642043 gene encoding uncharacterized protein LOC120642043; this encodes MDTVREEAWPVAAPQQRQQPPVPRPQQQQQQNGRIDLKELKAQLEKRVGPDCSRRYFGYLNGYLSERLSRQDFEKLCLPTLGRENLQLHNRLIRSVLYNAYQAKCPPPPSDVGRPVGASVKKVSKAAEVLNACNGDARLLQVQGSSPIGTVQDHTLKNRMNNMGPNCRVTAAVNHNQVAHGVSGSLENGTPNTLELKRSVQFQQCEPAEPLAKHQRVEQLPPNNLLLQRRSMSSTAEQSAEILKSPVRAPLGIPFCSASVGGARKFPPPPIGVSEDRFNICFDHGGLSNTELLHRRMEKTAETLGLAGVTMDSAELLNSALDKYMKNLIRSSVQSIGGSVQRNARKGTPSYKQQAYGKQINGVLLPNHVHMQSGSGPSEATNEIRSNHSISINDFKVAMQLNPQQLGEDWPVLLEKICLCSSEEND